A window of Diabrotica virgifera virgifera chromosome 9, PGI_DIABVI_V3a contains these coding sequences:
- the LOC126892978 gene encoding uncharacterized protein LOC126892978 has protein sequence MESDAILKMFSRSIDKYNVKYLTYIGDGDSKTFKSILNAQPYGDNYAVLKKECVGHVEKRMGTRLRNAKKANKGIGGKGEGKLTDKLIGELTKFYGLAIRRHPNSINDMKKEIWATFYHKISTDDTPQHQNCPAGESSWCKWRRAEFLGVSDQFVHDKYPLSEKVQEVIKPIYEDLSRDDLLIRCLGAETQNNNESLNSLIWTFAPKHLHSGAKIVEIATFIAVIIFNEGFESILKTMEVLGLSIGLNAQAYVHQRDSSRIDRSERRLSDFAKEARVLKREHKTALQDFFEEEEGVLYGPGIAD, from the coding sequence ATGGAGTCGGATGCCATCCTCAAAATGTTTTCACGGTCAATagataaatataatgtcaaatattTGACGTATATAGGTGATGGTGACAGTAAgacatttaaaagtattttaaatGCACAACCATATGGAGATAATTATGCAGTacttaaaaaagaatgtgttggGCATGTTGAAAAGAGAATGGGAACTCGGCTTAGAAATGCAAAGAAAGCTAACAAGGGTATAGGCGGAAAAGGCGAGGGAAAACTCACAGATAAATTAATTGGcgaattaacaaaattttatggATTGGCTATTCGAAGACATCCGAATTCCATTAATGATATGAAGAAAGAAATTTGGGCCACTTTTTATCACAAGATTTCCACAGATGATACGCCACAGCATCAGAACTGTCCTGCAGGTGAAAGTAGTTGGTGTAAGTGGCGTAGAGCTGAATTTCTGGGAGTCAGTGATCAATTCGTACATGATAAATATCCTCTTTCGGAAAAAGTTCAGGAAGTTATAAAGCCGATCTATGAAGATTTATCAAGAGACGATCTATTGATCAGGTGCTTGGGAGCGGAGACTCAAAACAATAATGAGTCACTTAACTCGCTAATCTGGACTTTCGCTCCGAAGCACCTTCATTCTGGAGCAAAAATCGTTGAAATTGCCACATTTATTGCTGTTATAATCTTTAACGAAGGCTTCGAATCTATTCTGAAGACGATGGAAGTCTTGGGACTGAGCATTGGTCTAAATGCTCAAGCATACGTCCATCAGCGTGACAGTTCCCGCATCGACCGCTCAGAGAGACGCTTGAGCGATTTTGCAAAAGAAGCACGCGTTTTAAAGAGAGAACATAAAACGGCTTTGCAGGACTtttttgaagaagaagaaggtgtaCTGTATGGTCCAGGTATAGCAGATTGA